The proteins below are encoded in one region of Nocardioides marmorisolisilvae:
- a CDS encoding DUF6112 family protein has protein sequence MRATSILGASVGPDFGAVSGAGDLRTIVGALLTYGLIIAVLMLVLCAATWAIASGSGNWHTAQKAKLGCFVALGGASLTGAALTWANWLLGVGAHL, from the coding sequence ATGAGGGCTACTTCGATCCTAGGCGCGAGTGTCGGTCCTGATTTTGGGGCCGTTAGCGGCGCTGGAGACCTACGCACCATCGTCGGCGCGCTGCTGACCTACGGCCTGATCATCGCCGTGCTCATGCTCGTCCTCTGCGCGGCGACATGGGCGATCGCATCTGGCTCCGGCAATTGGCACACCGCTCAGAAGGCAAAGCTCGGATGTTTCGTCGCCCTTGGCGGCGCGAGCCTCACCGGTGCCGCGTTGACCTGGGCGAACTGGCTGCTGGGCGTCGGCGCCCACCTGTAG
- a CDS encoding DUF6112 family protein translates to MFRLYNPVTVPLDISIDPNSNGLPGISQLKSIVGASMTVGLVLAVFALIVSAIVWALGSNSSNPHLAGRGKLGVLIALGAAIVCGASVTLVNFFWNVGQQVG, encoded by the coding sequence ATGTTCCGCCTCTACAACCCGGTCACGGTGCCGCTCGATATCAGCATCGACCCGAACTCCAACGGCCTGCCGGGCATCAGCCAACTGAAGAGCATCGTCGGCGCCTCGATGACGGTCGGGCTCGTTCTCGCCGTCTTCGCATTGATCGTCTCGGCGATCGTGTGGGCGCTCGGGTCGAACTCGTCGAACCCGCACTTGGCCGGCCGCGGGAAGCTCGGCGTACTCATCGCCCTCGGCGCGGCGATCGTGTGCGGCGCTTCGGTCACGCTCGTGAACTTCTTCTGGAACGTCGGCCAGCAGGTCGGCTGA
- a CDS encoding conjugal transfer protein TrbL, translating into MGVCDVPVIHRVCNVAGDAAGAVVTAPFDWLANGMAGTAAWMFKSVWKVVDTTTYVDVTSGVYTKVYNLIFGLGVFVMLGFFILQVIGGMIRRESAALSRAVLGLAKSILGSFVVLALLGTALEIADQLCVGIVNAAGTNMNEMGEKVAALAGGLGAISLSAPGAGAILTIFLASLAIVGSMVVWISLLIRKALLLIAIVFAPIALAGSSWDHTRSWVGRWASFVIAMILSKIVLVVIFLLATAQVSAPIDADLESVSQPVAGVVLMLMAGFAPYLTYKAISFIGFDMYHAMSAEQEAKASLNRPMPIPLRGRGGGAEPARILGGTGSADGSVGTPGGAPPTKAPAGGGTATAAGAGRSGGGAGGGTAAAGGAAGASVVVAKEAAATGPRLGGLVATQATGQAEARESSTSPTVPPPVADSTLAESAGRK; encoded by the coding sequence ATGGGCGTCTGCGATGTGCCGGTGATCCACAGGGTCTGCAACGTGGCTGGCGATGCCGCCGGGGCGGTCGTGACCGCACCGTTCGACTGGCTCGCCAACGGCATGGCTGGCACGGCGGCGTGGATGTTCAAGTCCGTCTGGAAGGTCGTCGACACCACGACGTACGTCGACGTGACCAGCGGCGTGTACACGAAGGTCTACAACCTCATCTTCGGTCTGGGCGTCTTCGTGATGCTCGGGTTCTTCATCCTCCAGGTCATCGGCGGCATGATCCGACGCGAATCAGCCGCGCTCTCGCGAGCCGTGCTCGGGCTCGCGAAATCCATCCTGGGGTCGTTCGTCGTTCTTGCTCTGCTTGGCACCGCGCTTGAGATCGCAGATCAGCTCTGCGTCGGCATCGTCAATGCTGCTGGCACGAACATGAACGAGATGGGTGAGAAGGTCGCCGCACTCGCCGGTGGACTCGGTGCTATCAGCCTCTCCGCGCCCGGGGCGGGCGCGATACTGACGATCTTCCTCGCCAGCCTGGCGATCGTCGGCTCGATGGTGGTGTGGATCAGTCTGCTCATCCGCAAGGCGCTGCTGCTGATCGCGATCGTTTTCGCCCCCATCGCGCTCGCGGGGTCCAGCTGGGATCACACGCGCAGTTGGGTCGGCCGCTGGGCCTCATTCGTGATCGCGATGATCCTGTCGAAGATCGTCCTCGTGGTGATCTTCCTGCTCGCTACCGCTCAGGTTTCCGCTCCGATCGATGCCGACCTGGAGTCGGTCAGCCAGCCGGTGGCCGGCGTCGTCCTGATGCTGATGGCCGGGTTCGCGCCGTATCTGACCTACAAGGCGATCTCCTTCATCGGGTTCGACATGTACCACGCGATGTCGGCCGAGCAGGAGGCTAAAGCCTCCCTCAACCGCCCCATGCCGATCCCCCTGCGCGGACGCGGCGGCGGGGCTGAACCGGCCAGGATCCTCGGAGGTACAGGTAGTGCCGACGGCAGCGTCGGTACGCCGGGAGGTGCGCCTCCAACTAAGGCGCCCGCGGGCGGCGGTACGGCAACCGCAGCCGGGGCTGGCCGATCTGGAGGTGGCGCCGGTGGCGGGACGGCTGCCGCCGGCGGAGCTGCCGGCGCGAGCGTCGTCGTTGCGAAGGAGGCGGCCGCGACGGGGCCCCGCCTCGGGGGTCTCGTCGCCACCCAGGCGACCGGTCAGGCAGAAGCGCGCGAGTCCTCGACATCCCCGACGGTCCCGCCGCCGGTCGCGGACTCGACCCTCGCCGAATCGGCTGGACGGAAGTGA
- a CDS encoding SCO6880 family protein, whose protein sequence is MGTSAHAESALTPVKFSRLARRGVLLGLSGPQLVMAGLAAGSLILGLYLGVVVMTFPLIGLFVALAFVRVGGRKLIEWAPVGGQWLWRSAGGQLIYRRRIVRPRPAGTLALPGDAARLRQWLDPETGAVLIHDPHAATLTAVVGVSHPAFVLLDPAEQERRVVAWGRVLASACRSGRIASLQVMERTLPDSGKGLAQWWDSHGIHDQTWSSQTYAELIDRAGPAGERHASTISVSLDMKIAGRAIRAAGAGMKGAAAVLRQEMSTLVAALRSADLSPGDWLAPGELAVILRSAYDPAVAGALERHGELGRDLATAGPVAVTESWGSLRSDSAHHCVLWISEWPRSLVFPGFLAPLLLSSGIRRTFTLLYTPMRTDRAARDIRKKKTEYISDAAQRQRIGQIEDAQQSAEYQDVLQQEADLTAGHGVLRCSGLVAVSASGPDELERGVAAIEQAAIQASCETRRVWGQQAQAFAAAALPLARPV, encoded by the coding sequence ATGGGTACTTCAGCCCATGCGGAGTCGGCGCTGACACCGGTCAAGTTCTCCCGGCTCGCCCGTCGTGGGGTCCTGCTCGGGCTCTCTGGTCCGCAACTGGTGATGGCAGGCCTCGCCGCGGGCTCCCTGATCCTCGGCCTGTACCTGGGTGTCGTCGTCATGACGTTCCCACTCATCGGGCTGTTCGTCGCCCTCGCGTTCGTCCGCGTCGGTGGGCGGAAGCTGATCGAGTGGGCACCGGTTGGCGGTCAATGGCTGTGGCGATCGGCCGGGGGCCAGCTGATCTACCGCCGCCGGATCGTGAGGCCGCGCCCCGCGGGAACGCTCGCACTGCCTGGCGACGCGGCACGGCTGCGGCAGTGGCTCGATCCGGAGACCGGCGCTGTGCTGATCCACGACCCGCACGCCGCGACACTGACCGCGGTCGTCGGTGTCTCCCACCCGGCGTTCGTGCTCCTCGACCCCGCCGAGCAGGAACGCCGCGTCGTCGCATGGGGGCGTGTCCTCGCCTCAGCCTGCCGGTCGGGTCGCATCGCGTCGCTCCAGGTGATGGAGCGGACCTTGCCGGACTCCGGGAAGGGCCTTGCCCAGTGGTGGGACAGCCACGGCATCCACGATCAGACCTGGAGCTCGCAGACCTACGCCGAACTCATCGACCGTGCCGGGCCGGCTGGCGAACGCCACGCGTCGACCATCTCGGTCTCCCTCGACATGAAGATCGCCGGCCGCGCGATCCGCGCTGCGGGTGCCGGGATGAAGGGCGCCGCCGCGGTATTGCGCCAGGAGATGTCGACCCTGGTCGCTGCCCTGCGCTCGGCCGACCTCTCCCCTGGCGACTGGCTCGCGCCGGGCGAGCTCGCGGTGATCCTGCGGTCGGCCTATGACCCCGCCGTCGCTGGGGCGCTCGAACGCCACGGCGAGCTCGGCCGCGACCTGGCCACCGCCGGGCCGGTCGCCGTCACCGAGTCCTGGGGTTCGCTGCGGAGCGACTCCGCCCATCACTGCGTCCTCTGGATCAGCGAGTGGCCGCGCTCCCTGGTCTTCCCCGGGTTCCTCGCACCGCTGCTTCTCTCATCTGGGATCCGGCGCACGTTCACGCTGCTCTACACGCCGATGCGGACCGACCGCGCCGCCCGCGACATCCGGAAGAAGAAGACCGAATACATCTCCGACGCCGCCCAGCGGCAGCGCATCGGCCAGATCGAAGACGCCCAGCAGTCCGCGGAGTACCAGGACGTGCTGCAGCAGGAAGCCGACCTCACTGCCGGCCACGGCGTGCTCCGCTGCAGCGGACTCGTCGCCGTCAGTGCGAGTGGCCCGGACGAACTCGAGCGCGGGGTCGCAGCCATCGAGCAGGCCGCGATCCAGGCGTCCTGCGAGACCAGACGGGTCTGGGGCCAGCAGGCCCAGGCCTTCGCGGCCGCGGC